The sequence TCCACGTAACCATCTTCCATGGCAACCATGAGCGACACCAGCTTGAACGTTGATCCAGGCTCACTGCAGCCGGCATGTCCCAACGCGTAATTATAGCTCTCGCCATAAGTGCCATCCTTCAGGCGGCCAATGTTGGCGATTGCTTTCACATCACCGGTTGCGACTTCCATCACAACAGCTGTACCCCATTCCGCCTGTGATTTTTCCATCTGGCGCATCAGGGCGTTTTGCGTGAAATCTTGTAGATTGACATTAATGGTCGTGATCACATCCTTTCCGTCTTCCGGCTCTGTGATCGGAATATCAACCCAATGCCCCGAATAGTTACGTTTAATAGCCAATCCATTCTCTCCGGCCAGATACCCTTCCATCATGCCCTCGATACCGGAATAACCGATATTGCCATGCACGCCACCGTATGCACCTTTATTTAAGGTCCCGATGGTGCGGCTGGCCATGTCGCCATGCGGCATAATGCGTTCGCTTTCGCCAACAACGATCAACCCGCTACCAAACACAGAGCGCTGCAAGGTGCTCAGTCGTTTGAATTTCTGCAGCTGGTTATAATTCACTTTCTCGGGGTAAATCTGAAACCAACGATTTCCTTTTTTGAATGACTGAACCAAGCGCTGCTTAAACTGGCTTTTCGAAATGCCGAAGAATTTGGCGACTTCTTCGGAAAAGGCATCGGCTTTCTCGTTGAAATCGCGAACAACACGCGGCGCTTTACAATCGAAACGAAGCTCGTAATACGGGATCGAAGTAGCCAGGATGCTACCGTCGTCAGCGCAAACATTTCCTCGCTTCGCCTGTATTTCTGATGTATTTGTTTTAAGATTTTTGGCAATCTGCTCCCATCTCTCCGTATCCACATTTTGAATCATAACCAACTTGACCACAATTGCTGCAGTCAGCGCCATGGCTAAAAAGTAGATAATTCCAAAGCGTAAGGTTATGTATTTCCTGATCTCCATTAATCTCTCCGAGTTCTGTTTATTTTAATTTGTCGCGATTCGTATCGAATCCGACTTTTACTTTTTCAGCTTTTCAACCGACAACCTGCGCGGAGGCTCTTGCGGTTCTACCAAATCCAATCCACCATCATAAACCTTGTTGGCAATCTCCGACGGCCGGTTCATGCGCATCAACTCCGTCTCAAAAGTCACCGACGAAGCGCGAAGCTCTTTAATCGAGTCCTGCACAGCTTCCATCTCGGTGAGGGTTTTTTCCGACCAGTAGCGATTGGCGATAATCAGGATAAACAAGAAGACTATAAACAACACGAAGGGAATCTGGCTCAGTGCTTTTTCGCTCGCCAAGATACTCCCTCCAAGAAACGACTTCAGAATTGGTCTTCCTTTTTTCCCCTTATCGATATGGCCTGTTTCTTCGCTCATACTTTTTCAGCTATTCTGAGTTTTGCACTTCGAGCCCGCGGATTCCGCTCAATTTCTTCTTCTGTCGGCACAATCACTTTTCGATTGACCGCCTGCAAAGCGGAGGCGACATTTCCATAGAAATCCTTCTCCTGCTTACCTTCAAAGTTTCCGGCCTTGATAAAATTCTTTACCAGGCGGTCTTCCAGTGAATGATAAGTAATGACAACCAGTCTTCCGCCCGGCTTCAACAACTCCATGCTTTGCTCCAGGAAATCCTTCAAGACATCCAGCTCGCCATTCGTTTCAATACGCAGGGCTTGAAAAACCTTGGCGAGATATTTTGTTTCTGTCTTCTTCGGAACACAAGGCGCGATCGCTTCTTTAAACTGATCGATCGTGCGGATTGGCTTCACCTGACGTGCAGACAGAATCTGCCGAACCAAACGACGTGCATTTTCCACTTCGCCGTAATCTTTAAAGATTCGAATCAGATCTTCTTCAGACGACGAATTCACAATGTCGGCTGCCGTTTTGGAAGAATTGCGATTCATGCGCATATCCAGGTCGCCCGAAAAGCGAAATGAAAAACCGCGCTCTGCCACATCGAAATCATGCGATGAAACACCAAGGTCGGCCAGAATCCCATCGACCTGATCGACTCCCTTGTACCGCAAAAAATTTCGGATGTATTTAAAATTGTGTCGGATAAAAATAAAACGTTCATCATCGAACGCGTTCGCAGCGGCATCTTCATCCTGATCAAAACCGAACAGTCGGCCGCTTTTCAGATTTTTCAAAATTTCACGAGAGTGACCACCTCCCCCAAAGGTAACATCGACGTAGTCACCATCGCCTTGAATGTTCAATCCTTCGATACTCTCATTCAATAAAACCGGTATGTGATATACTTGCTCCATTACAAATCAACATTTCCACCAAACTCCTTCTCGAACATCGTACTGAAATCCTCCATCGAATTCAGATACTGATCAAACTGATCCACATCCCACAAACGAATTCTTTGCCCCTGACCAACAAACACCACATCTTTCTTAATCCCCACTTTTTCGAGGAAATTGTTTGGAAAATTCATGCGGCAACTATCGGGAACCTGGATGATTTTAAAATTACGATAGAGCATATCCAACAAGCGGCTATGTGCACGATTGTTCGGATTTAACTTCTCGGTAAAACCAGCCAAACGCCGCTCCCACGCTTCCATCGGGTAAATATTCAAGCACTTCTCATACGGGTCTATCTCGATGGCCAAGCGGGCACCGGGAATACTGCCCCCCATTTCATTTTTGTAATCGGCGGGCAGAACGACGCGTCCTTTTTCGTCAAATGTTGCGCTTTTTTCTGCTGAGAAGTTCATATGCTAATTGCCTATTTTCCAATTGTAAAAATAGTAAATTCTATTGCAAAAATCCACTTTCAGTCACTTTCAGTCACTTTTTTCCACCACCATATCCAGAAAACATCGTTGAATCATTGTTGATAACCCAATTAAAATTGTTAATAACCGAAATACTGACATTGATTTACAAAGCCTTACCACACGCCCAAAACTACCAACACCCGTTAATAACTCACAAATCGCTCTCGCCAAACGAAAATAAAGAGCACCCCAAAAACCCCACTTGCCAAATATTTTTCTATTTTTCGGTTCAAATACGCATCATCATGGCGAAGGAACAGGAAAACAAGCTAAAGCCGATAAACGTCAAGGCTTTATTTAACGAAAAGAACCCTAAAATAGCCCGACTTTTGCCGGGATTCATATACCGGTACATCAACCGGATTGGACACATCGACGAATGTAACGAGATTATCACCAATTACGGCCACCTGAAGGGCGTTGAATTTGCACAAAAAACTGTTGAACACTTTGGGGTAAGCGAAGAAGTTTGCGGAATCGAAAACGTACCGACCAACGGACGCTACATTTTTGTCGCCAACCACCCGCTCGGAGGATTCGACGCGTTACTGCTCATCAGCAATGTCTACAAGCGCATTGGCGACCTTCGTTTTTTAGTGAACGATGTATTGATGAAAATCACACCACTGGCCAACATCTTTGTGCCGATCAACAAACACGGAGCACACAGCCGCGAGGCAGCCCGTGCGATCGAGGAAACCTACAAATCAGATAAGCAGATTTTGATTTTCCCGGCAGGATTAGCCAGCCGACGAATCAAAGGAAAAGTTGTAGATACAGACTGGAAGAAACATTTCATTCAGAAATCTGTCGAACATAAACGCGACGTCATTCCAGTACACATCAGTGGTCAAAACTCCGGTTTCTTTTACAATCTATCCAACATTCGTACTGCACTGGGCATCAAATGGAACCTGGAAATGTTCTATTTATCAGACGAGACTTTTCGTCACAAAGGAGCTAAATTCACCTTAACCTTTGGAAAACCAATCCCCTACACAACATTCAACAACAGCAAAACGGCCAAAGAATGGGCCGACAAAGTCCGGGAGATATTGTATGCCTTACCAAATTCCGAAAAGCCCTAATTTAGAGGGGCACAAAAACAATTCTTAATAATTTTTTTTAGCTTTGTAATTCATAAAATTTAGCAGACGAAAATATGAAGGATATTGCTGCACCGGTCGCAAAAAGTGCGATTCTGGCGGAACTGACGCCTGAGAAGCTACTACGCAAGACCAACAAAGGTGCCAATGAGATCTACGTGGTGACCTACCACGACTCCCCCAATATTATGCATGAAATTGGTCGCTTACGCGAAATCACCTTCCGGGAAGCCGGCGGGGGAACTGGTAAGGACCTCGACATAGATCAATATGACACCCAGGAAAACCCATACAGACAATTGATCGTTTGGGATCCGGATTCTCAGGAGATTCTTGGTGGCTACAGATACATCTTGTGTGATGGACTTCCGTTGGACGAAAACGGCGAAGTAAAACTGGCGACAGCCCGTTTGTTCCATTTCTCCGATAAGTTTATGAAAGAATACATGCCACACACACTGGAACTGGGACGTTCATTCGTGCAACCAGCTTACCAATCGAGCAAGGCTGGCGCGAAAGCACTGTTCGCATTGGACAACCTGTGGGACGGACTGGGCGCATTGACAGTGGATCACCCGGAAATCAAATATTTCTTCGGAAAAGTGACCATGTACACACACTTCAACGTTGAAGCCAGAAACATGATCCTGTATTTCTTCGAGAAATATTTCAACGATTCTGAGAAACTGGTTTACCCTAAAAAGCCGATGTTGATCAATATGGATCGCGATGCACTTGCGAAAATCTTCAGTGGCGGCTCATACGATGCCGACTACCGCATCCTCACCCAGAAGGTGCGCGAATTGGGAGAAAACGTTCCACCGCTCATCAACGCATACATGAACCTGAGTCCGTCAATGAAAACATTCGGTACGATTTTGAACGACCGTTTTGGCGACGTGGAAGAAACCGGAATCATCGTAACCATCAAAGATATTTACGACG is a genomic window of Mangrovibacterium diazotrophicum containing:
- a CDS encoding FtsL-like putative cell division protein, which encodes MSEETGHIDKGKKGRPILKSFLGGSILASEKALSQIPFVLFIVFLFILIIANRYWSEKTLTEMEAVQDSIKELRASSVTFETELMRMNRPSEIANKVYDGGLDLVEPQEPPRRLSVEKLKK
- the rsmH gene encoding 16S rRNA (cytosine(1402)-N(4))-methyltransferase RsmH — protein: MEQVYHIPVLLNESIEGLNIQGDGDYVDVTFGGGGHSREILKNLKSGRLFGFDQDEDAAANAFDDERFIFIRHNFKYIRNFLRYKGVDQVDGILADLGVSSHDFDVAERGFSFRFSGDLDMRMNRNSSKTAADIVNSSSEEDLIRIFKDYGEVENARRLVRQILSARQVKPIRTIDQFKEAIAPCVPKKTETKYLAKVFQALRIETNGELDVLKDFLEQSMELLKPGGRLVVITYHSLEDRLVKNFIKAGNFEGKQEKDFYGNVASALQAVNRKVIVPTEEEIERNPRARSAKLRIAEKV
- a CDS encoding division/cell wall cluster transcriptional repressor MraZ — translated: MNFSAEKSATFDEKGRVVLPADYKNEMGGSIPGARLAIEIDPYEKCLNIYPMEAWERRLAGFTEKLNPNNRAHSRLLDMLYRNFKIIQVPDSCRMNFPNNFLEKVGIKKDVVFVGQGQRIRLWDVDQFDQYLNSMEDFSTMFEKEFGGNVDL
- a CDS encoding 1-acyl-sn-glycerol-3-phosphate acyltransferase; protein product: MAKEQENKLKPINVKALFNEKNPKIARLLPGFIYRYINRIGHIDECNEIITNYGHLKGVEFAQKTVEHFGVSEEVCGIENVPTNGRYIFVANHPLGGFDALLLISNVYKRIGDLRFLVNDVLMKITPLANIFVPINKHGAHSREAARAIEETYKSDKQILIFPAGLASRRIKGKVVDTDWKKHFIQKSVEHKRDVIPVHISGQNSGFFYNLSNIRTALGIKWNLEMFYLSDETFRHKGAKFTLTFGKPIPYTTFNNSKTAKEWADKVREILYALPNSEKP
- a CDS encoding GNAT family N-acetyltransferase, whose product is MKDIAAPVAKSAILAELTPEKLLRKTNKGANEIYVVTYHDSPNIMHEIGRLREITFREAGGGTGKDLDIDQYDTQENPYRQLIVWDPDSQEILGGYRYILCDGLPLDENGEVKLATARLFHFSDKFMKEYMPHTLELGRSFVQPAYQSSKAGAKALFALDNLWDGLGALTVDHPEIKYFFGKVTMYTHFNVEARNMILYFFEKYFNDSEKLVYPKKPMLINMDRDALAKIFSGGSYDADYRILTQKVRELGENVPPLINAYMNLSPSMKTFGTILNDRFGDVEETGIIVTIKDIYDAKRDRHIETYIKDKGDAFPEIK